The following proteins are co-located in the Pirellulales bacterium genome:
- the hemE gene encoding uroporphyrinogen decarboxylase, producing MTALPTDSSFAGLAVAAFESRRAADTTGMIERFGGRAFVSPSMRELPLPDVRPVVEFAHRLLAGQIDAVVFLTGVGARQMIDVVAKHVGRQRFLDTLSDVKTIVRGPKPLAALKEWGIKPSVVVPEPNTWREVLATLDAEPSLSLANMRIAVQEYGVPNVSLVAGLEARGAIVESFQVYMWDLPEDVEPLRANVRRIIAGEIDVAMFTSAQQVKHLLQAAGESGLEASLRAALARVVVASVGPTTSEMLAACNLPVDFAPSHPKLGHLVAETAQRAEELVRRKRALAAVAVRPVAASSAAGPAPAWRDSPFLRACRREPVPYTPVWLMRQAGRYMAEYRAVRAGQSFLELCKNPQLCSEVMCTAVEKLGVDAAIIFSDLLPILEPMGLDLEFAPGDGPQIHNPVRESADVDRFMELESVDALHYVFETVAQTRRDLPEQIPLIGFAGAPFTLASYAIEGAGSRNYLHTKTLMYRAPEAWRELMGRLARSIARYLNAQIAAGAQAVQLFDSWVGCLGPDDYRTYVLPHVRELVALLTPGTPLIHFGTGNPALLPLQAEAGGDVVGLDWRVDLAAGWDAVGCDRAVQGNLDPTVLLADRATIRTRVQRILAAAAGRPGHIFNLGHGVLQQTPVENAQAVVELVHELSAR from the coding sequence ATGACTGCACTTCCGACTGATTCGTCGTTCGCTGGGTTGGCCGTTGCCGCATTCGAGAGTCGCCGCGCCGCCGATACGACCGGCATGATCGAGCGCTTCGGGGGTCGGGCGTTCGTCAGCCCGTCGATGCGCGAGCTGCCGTTGCCCGACGTCCGGCCGGTGGTCGAGTTCGCCCATCGATTGTTGGCGGGGCAGATCGACGCGGTCGTCTTTCTGACAGGCGTCGGCGCCCGGCAGATGATCGACGTCGTCGCCAAGCATGTCGGCCGACAGCGATTTCTCGACACCCTGTCGGACGTGAAGACGATCGTTCGCGGCCCGAAGCCGCTTGCAGCGCTCAAGGAGTGGGGGATCAAGCCGTCGGTCGTCGTCCCCGAACCGAACACCTGGCGCGAGGTGTTGGCGACGCTCGACGCCGAGCCGAGCCTGTCGCTGGCCAATATGCGGATTGCCGTGCAGGAATACGGCGTTCCGAACGTCAGCCTTGTCGCCGGCTTGGAAGCGCGCGGCGCCATCGTCGAATCGTTCCAAGTGTACATGTGGGACTTGCCCGAGGACGTCGAGCCGTTGCGCGCCAACGTGCGGCGGATCATCGCCGGGGAAATCGACGTCGCGATGTTCACCTCGGCGCAACAGGTGAAGCATCTGCTGCAGGCGGCCGGGGAGTCGGGATTGGAGGCGTCTCTGCGCGCGGCGCTCGCGCGCGTCGTCGTCGCCTCGGTGGGACCGACCACCAGCGAGATGCTCGCCGCGTGCAATCTGCCGGTCGACTTCGCCCCGTCGCATCCGAAGCTGGGCCATCTCGTCGCGGAGACCGCCCAGCGCGCCGAGGAGCTCGTGCGGCGCAAGCGGGCCCTGGCCGCGGTCGCCGTTCGTCCTGTCGCGGCGTCCTCCGCCGCCGGACCTGCGCCGGCGTGGCGCGACAGCCCGTTCCTGCGGGCGTGCCGCCGCGAACCGGTTCCGTACACCCCCGTCTGGCTCATGCGCCAAGCGGGCCGCTACATGGCCGAGTACCGCGCGGTCCGCGCGGGGCAGTCGTTCCTCGAACTCTGCAAGAACCCGCAGTTGTGCAGCGAGGTGATGTGCACCGCGGTCGAGAAGCTGGGGGTCGACGCGGCGATCATTTTCTCGGACTTGTTGCCGATCCTGGAGCCGATGGGATTGGACCTGGAGTTCGCCCCCGGCGACGGACCGCAAATACACAACCCCGTGCGCGAGTCGGCCGACGTCGATCGGTTCATGGAGTTGGAGAGCGTCGATGCGCTCCATTACGTGTTCGAGACCGTGGCGCAGACTCGCCGCGACTTGCCGGAGCAGATCCCGCTGATCGGCTTCGCGGGGGCGCCGTTCACGCTGGCCAGCTACGCGATCGAAGGCGCCGGCAGCCGAAACTATCTCCATACCAAGACGCTCATGTACCGCGCGCCCGAGGCGTGGCGCGAACTGATGGGACGGCTGGCGCGATCGATTGCTCGGTACCTCAACGCCCAGATCGCCGCCGGGGCGCAAGCCGTGCAGTTGTTCGACAGTTGGGTCGGCTGTCTGGGTCCCGACGACTATCGTACGTACGTGCTGCCCCACGTGCGCGAGCTGGTGGCGCTGCTGACGCCCGGGACGCCGCTGATCCATTTCGGCACGGGCAACCCCGCGCTGTTGCCGCTGCAGGCCGAGGCGGGGGGCGACGTCGTGGGGCTCGACTGGCGCGTCGACTTAGCCGCGGGATGGGACGCCGTCGGCTGCGATCGGGCCGTGCAGGGGAATCTCGACCCGACGGTGCTCTTGGCCGACCGAGCGACGATCCGCACGCGCGTTCAACGCATCCTCGCCGCCGCGGCCGGCCGCCCGGGGCATATTTTCAACCTCGGCCACGGCGTGCTGCAGCAGACGCCTGTGGAGAACGCCCAAGCGGTGGTCGAGTTGGTGCATGAGTTGAGCGCACGGTGA
- a CDS encoding cytidylate kinase-like family protein, with protein MSVSHSPAAGIALERALRHWRERGVLLERELAEAEPEPLTIAISRQCGAGALAVGNAIGERLDWPVYDRQLVDRIAEDAGVRATLLGCLDEKRPNWFVTGISSFNLDKTMSPVGYAMRMRDVLLGLAGHGRCVVIGRGAAQLLPPATTLRLRLIAPRAYRVAHVAAQLSLDSAAAGRYVDDMDQGRDSFVRTHFRRDPCDVAGYDLTIDTSRIDVATCAELAITAMESLRRAKRD; from the coding sequence ATGTCCGTCAGCCATTCACCGGCCGCTGGAATCGCCCTGGAACGAGCCCTAAGGCATTGGCGCGAACGGGGCGTCCTGCTCGAACGCGAATTGGCCGAAGCCGAGCCCGAGCCGCTGACGATCGCCATCAGCCGGCAATGCGGCGCCGGGGCCTTGGCGGTCGGCAACGCCATTGGCGAGCGGCTCGACTGGCCGGTGTACGACCGGCAGCTCGTCGATCGCATCGCCGAAGATGCGGGGGTCCGGGCGACGCTTCTCGGTTGTCTCGACGAGAAGCGGCCCAACTGGTTCGTCACGGGCATCTCGTCGTTCAACCTCGACAAGACGATGTCGCCGGTGGGCTACGCGATGCGGATGCGCGACGTGCTGTTGGGGCTGGCCGGTCACGGACGGTGCGTCGTCATCGGCCGCGGGGCCGCCCAGTTGCTCCCTCCGGCGACGACATTGCGACTGCGGCTGATCGCCCCCCGGGCCTACCGAGTCGCACACGTCGCGGCGCAGTTGTCGCTCGACTCCGCGGCGGCGGGCCGCTACGTCGACGACATGGATCAGGGTCGCGACTCGTTCGTCAGGACCCACTTCCGCCGCGACCCGTGCGACGTCGCCGGTTACGACCTGACGATCGACACCTCGCGGATCGACGTCGCCACGTGCGCCGAACTTGCGATCACTGCGATGGAATCGCTGAGGCGGGCGAAACGCGATTGA
- a CDS encoding mechanosensitive ion channel — protein MCCSPRSLRILMLAAAWLAAGTAAWAQPTPAPPAGAIAQPSTTPAAGSVEVPANGTPPAPPTEGEADEAGAALWEPHNKAWLAERIARLETLGLAEEDKKAALASYQEALESRATTFRFRDQIKAYRKELEERDGLLEKGKAQFAAPLPSPSPLPTTLPELEARVLELEQQSRDLAARRDEAAAKLKARGAMIGSIPKQITDTQTQLRKLEEQIAGLASGPVEGEVEAAAIVALVNRRQALQETILKLQQEQLVVANSELVQLELDMSTRELAALDKQLTQARTERNRLQQAEADRQAREAAQAAEVERPKPIAALADRNAALAAQRKELTAKLTALATERGLRESQRAALQKDYDNTRARIDASGLGISAGNLLLRQKNELPNVRDLRNSAADRLDEVARLTFENYGLVDEQAALANVDGKVESLLAALEGQRVQEAEVRRLLDDQRKFLNDLVEDTKKYGFLLNTVAAEEEALAALATEYGEYIAQRVLWIRNAPAMNPWEELPLAADAARWSLDPRKWREAGDEIAGSFQRHPTVSALAILAILVVMFLQRRARRGLREAGAVAAKRTCAEFQPTLRALAYTVLIALPWPALLWFVGWSLDNPGGHSDFVQSLSGSTRIVAWCLLLLEVLRALCRGAGLADAHFEWPEPCLAQIRRHARWLTAAGLPLVLWTAGLDLQQTEPLYSSSLGRMCFIALMLLLAYLLERMLMGRKSPFRQLLSGDRGWLAPLEHVWRPATVLLPAALAVLAATGYYFSAQQAAVRLVQSVVLMLAVLAAGGLTRRLLLVNRRSLAREQAKQRRAQLAAAAAAAAASAAGEGESSSPVALELPTADLVEETVDLAALSEQTQKLVRTCLALATAAGLYLIWRELLPAVAYLSERSLLPGFALTWAQALQCAVVLAITYVAVRDIPALLELAILQRLPLDSGSRYALTSITRYLLCSMGIVMAYKSLGYTGENIQWLVAAMGVGLGFGLQEIFANFVSGIILLFERPIRVGDVITLGDKTGAVTRIRMRATTIVDWDRKEYIVPNKHLVTEKLLNWTLSDQTNRLMVNVGVAYGSDTELACRLLVEAAREQPAVLVEPAPVAAFEGFGDSSLNLSLRAYLPSLENRLATIHGLHTTIDRKFRAAGLEIPFPQRDLNLRHVPPGWLAAADREAPGLGREPVAGLGNGLPAQGGNGPGRDSASVSGASGSEK, from the coding sequence ATGTGCTGTTCGCCACGCTCGTTGCGGATCTTGATGCTTGCCGCCGCGTGGCTGGCCGCGGGGACTGCAGCTTGGGCGCAACCGACGCCGGCGCCGCCGGCGGGCGCGATCGCGCAGCCGTCGACGACTCCGGCGGCAGGTTCCGTCGAGGTCCCCGCGAACGGGACTCCTCCCGCGCCGCCGACCGAGGGCGAGGCCGACGAGGCCGGCGCCGCGCTTTGGGAACCGCACAACAAGGCGTGGCTCGCCGAGCGGATTGCGCGGCTCGAAACGTTGGGACTCGCCGAGGAGGACAAGAAGGCCGCGCTGGCGAGCTATCAGGAAGCGCTTGAGTCCCGCGCGACGACGTTCCGCTTTCGCGACCAGATCAAGGCGTATCGCAAGGAGCTTGAGGAGCGAGACGGGCTGCTGGAGAAGGGCAAGGCGCAGTTTGCGGCGCCGCTGCCGTCGCCCTCGCCGTTGCCGACGACCTTGCCCGAGCTGGAAGCGCGGGTGTTGGAGCTGGAGCAGCAGTCGCGCGATCTGGCGGCTCGTCGCGACGAGGCGGCGGCGAAGTTGAAGGCGCGCGGGGCGATGATCGGGTCGATCCCCAAGCAGATCACCGACACCCAGACGCAACTGCGCAAGCTCGAGGAGCAGATCGCGGGCCTGGCCTCAGGACCAGTCGAGGGGGAGGTCGAAGCGGCGGCGATCGTCGCCTTGGTCAATCGACGGCAGGCGCTGCAGGAGACGATCCTCAAGCTGCAACAGGAGCAACTGGTCGTCGCGAACAGCGAACTGGTCCAACTGGAGTTGGACATGTCGACGCGCGAGCTGGCGGCGCTCGACAAGCAGCTGACGCAGGCCCGGACCGAAAGGAATCGCCTGCAGCAGGCCGAGGCCGATCGCCAAGCCCGCGAGGCGGCGCAGGCGGCCGAGGTCGAGCGTCCCAAGCCGATCGCCGCCTTGGCCGACCGCAACGCGGCGCTGGCGGCTCAGCGGAAAGAGCTGACGGCGAAGCTGACCGCGCTCGCCACGGAGCGGGGACTGCGCGAGTCGCAGCGTGCGGCTTTGCAAAAGGACTACGACAACACTCGGGCGCGGATCGACGCGTCGGGGTTGGGGATCAGCGCCGGCAATCTGCTCTTGCGACAGAAGAACGAGTTGCCGAACGTACGGGATTTGAGGAATTCCGCGGCCGATCGGCTCGACGAGGTCGCGCGGTTGACGTTCGAGAACTACGGGCTGGTCGACGAGCAGGCGGCGCTGGCCAACGTCGACGGGAAGGTCGAATCGCTTCTGGCGGCCCTTGAGGGTCAGCGAGTTCAGGAGGCCGAGGTGCGGCGGCTGCTGGACGATCAGCGAAAGTTCCTGAACGACCTTGTCGAGGACACGAAAAAATACGGCTTCCTTCTCAACACGGTCGCGGCTGAAGAAGAGGCCCTGGCCGCATTGGCCACGGAGTACGGAGAGTACATCGCCCAACGAGTGCTGTGGATTCGCAACGCCCCGGCGATGAATCCGTGGGAGGAGTTGCCGTTGGCGGCGGACGCGGCGCGGTGGAGCCTGGATCCGCGGAAGTGGCGCGAGGCGGGCGACGAGATCGCGGGGTCGTTTCAGCGCCACCCGACGGTCTCGGCCTTGGCGATTCTGGCGATTCTCGTGGTGATGTTTCTCCAGCGTCGCGCCCGGCGCGGGTTGCGCGAAGCGGGAGCCGTCGCCGCCAAGCGGACCTGCGCCGAGTTTCAACCCACGTTGCGGGCCCTGGCTTACACGGTGCTGATCGCGTTGCCTTGGCCCGCGCTGCTGTGGTTCGTCGGGTGGTCGCTGGACAATCCCGGGGGACACTCCGACTTCGTCCAATCGCTGTCGGGTTCAACGCGGATCGTCGCCTGGTGCCTGTTGCTGTTGGAGGTGCTGCGGGCGCTGTGCCGCGGGGCGGGGCTGGCCGACGCCCATTTCGAGTGGCCCGAGCCGTGCCTGGCGCAAATCCGCCGGCATGCGCGGTGGCTGACCGCCGCGGGGCTGCCGCTGGTGCTGTGGACCGCCGGGCTCGATCTGCAGCAGACCGAGCCGCTGTACAGCAGTTCGCTGGGGCGGATGTGCTTCATTGCGCTCATGCTGCTGTTGGCGTATTTGTTGGAACGGATGCTCATGGGCCGCAAGAGCCCGTTTCGGCAACTCCTGAGCGGCGATCGGGGCTGGCTGGCCCCGCTGGAGCATGTGTGGCGCCCGGCGACGGTGCTGCTGCCCGCGGCGCTGGCGGTGCTCGCGGCGACGGGATACTACTTCTCGGCTCAACAGGCGGCGGTACGGTTGGTGCAATCGGTCGTGCTGATGCTGGCGGTGCTCGCAGCCGGGGGGCTCACGCGTCGGCTGTTGCTGGTCAACCGGCGCAGTCTGGCCCGCGAACAAGCCAAACAGCGGCGCGCACAACTCGCGGCGGCGGCCGCCGCGGCCGCCGCGAGCGCGGCCGGCGAGGGGGAATCGTCGTCGCCGGTCGCCCTCGAGCTGCCGACGGCGGATCTCGTCGAGGAGACCGTCGACCTTGCGGCGCTCAGCGAGCAGACCCAGAAGCTCGTTCGCACGTGCCTGGCGCTCGCCACGGCGGCGGGGCTGTATCTCATTTGGCGCGAGCTGTTGCCGGCGGTGGCCTATCTGAGCGAACGATCGCTGCTGCCGGGGTTCGCCCTCACCTGGGCTCAGGCGCTGCAGTGCGCCGTCGTGCTGGCGATTACCTACGTCGCGGTGCGCGACATCCCCGCGCTGTTGGAACTGGCGATCCTGCAGCGGTTGCCGCTCGACAGCGGTTCGCGCTACGCCCTGACGTCGATCACCCGATACTTGCTGTGCTCGATGGGGATCGTCATGGCGTACAAGTCGCTCGGCTACACGGGGGAGAACATCCAGTGGCTGGTCGCCGCGATGGGCGTCGGCCTGGGCTTCGGTCTGCAGGAGATCTTCGCCAACTTCGTCTCGGGCATCATTCTGTTGTTCGAGCGCCCGATTCGCGTGGGGGACGTCATCACCCTGGGCGACAAGACCGGCGCGGTGACGCGCATCCGCATGCGGGCCACTACGATCGTCGATTGGGATCGCAAGGAGTACATCGTCCCCAACAAGCATTTGGTGACGGAGAAGTTGTTGAACTGGACGCTCAGCGACCAAACGAACCGGCTGATGGTGAACGTGGGGGTCGCCTACGGCAGCGACACGGAGCTTGCGTGCCGGCTGCTGGTCGAGGCGGCCCGCGAACAGCCCGCCGTGCTGGTCGAGCCCGCCCCCGTCGCCGCGTTCGAGGGGTTCGGCGACAGCTCGCTCAACCTGTCGTTGCGGGCCTATCTGCCGTCGCTGGAGAACCGACTGGCGACGATCCACGGCCTGCACACGACGATCGATCGCAAGTTCCGCGCGGCGGGCCTGGAAATCCCCTTCCCGCAACGGGATCTGAACTTGCGACACGTCCCCCCGGGCTGGCTGGCGGCCGCTGATCGCGAAGCCCCCGGGCTGGGGCGCGAGCCCGTCGCCGGCCTCGGCAACGGGCTTCCTGCCCAGGGGGGGAACGGCCCAGGCCGCGACTCGGCGTCCGTTTCGGGGGCCTCCGGGAGCGAAAAATAA
- a CDS encoding NIPSNAP family protein encodes MKRRDFLRWSAAAACSSAGAAAIAASASETNEAPAADKSAAQDAAAEQPKPTETPQAEPPAASSPQTLLEWRTYQVSDEKQQSVVAKHLVEAALPAWERLGIGPVGAFTEVGDDAQPCLHLLLTYVDAAQFAAARAELEADEKYRAAAAEYLASAKDAPAFVRIESELMLSFAGMPKPEAPKKKPRLYEMRTYESHSETKARRKIEMFNDGEIAIFRDCGFEPVFFGETLVGPRLPNLKYMLAAADVEANKIGWEKFQKHPEWVKMRDLPKYADTVSQIEKKFLVPTDFSQL; translated from the coding sequence ATGAAGCGACGTGATTTTCTCCGTTGGTCGGCGGCGGCCGCGTGCTCGAGCGCCGGCGCCGCGGCCATCGCCGCCTCGGCCTCCGAAACGAACGAGGCGCCCGCGGCCGACAAGTCGGCCGCGCAGGACGCAGCCGCTGAGCAGCCGAAACCGACGGAGACGCCCCAGGCCGAGCCGCCCGCCGCGTCGTCGCCGCAAACGCTGCTGGAGTGGCGCACCTATCAGGTGAGCGACGAAAAGCAGCAGTCCGTCGTGGCCAAGCACTTGGTCGAGGCGGCTCTCCCCGCGTGGGAGCGGCTGGGAATCGGGCCGGTGGGGGCGTTCACCGAGGTGGGCGACGATGCGCAGCCGTGCCTCCACTTGCTGCTGACGTACGTCGACGCCGCCCAATTCGCGGCGGCCCGCGCCGAGCTTGAGGCCGACGAGAAATACCGAGCCGCCGCGGCCGAGTACTTGGCGTCGGCGAAGGACGCGCCGGCGTTCGTGCGAATCGAGAGCGAGTTGATGCTCAGCTTTGCCGGCATGCCCAAGCCCGAGGCGCCGAAGAAGAAGCCCCGGCTGTACGAGATGCGGACCTACGAGAGCCACAGCGAAACGAAGGCGCGCCGCAAGATCGAGATGTTCAACGACGGCGAAATTGCGATCTTCCGCGATTGCGGGTTCGAGCCGGTGTTTTTCGGCGAAACGCTGGTCGGACCCCGGCTGCCGAATTTGAAGTACATGCTTGCCGCGGCCGACGTCGAGGCGAACAAGATCGGGTGGGAGAAGTTCCAGAAGCACCCCGAGTGGGTCAAGATGCGCGACCTGCCGAAGTACGCCGACACGGTCTCGCAGATCGAGAAAAAGTTCCTGGTGCCGACCGACTTCTCCCAATTGTAG
- the rplU gene encoding 50S ribosomal protein L21: MYAIISDGGRQFKVEEGQELTIDYRADAAAGEKLTFDQVLAVSDGAGSVKLGSPALAGASVTAEVIGPAKGPKLVIQKLRRRKNHRRKTGHRSVLTKVRISAIAGG; encoded by the coding sequence ATGTACGCGATCATTTCCGACGGCGGGCGGCAGTTTAAGGTGGAAGAAGGTCAGGAGCTGACCATCGATTACCGGGCCGACGCCGCCGCGGGGGAGAAACTTACCTTTGATCAGGTCCTGGCCGTGAGCGACGGCGCCGGGTCCGTGAAGCTCGGTTCCCCCGCGCTGGCCGGGGCGAGCGTGACGGCCGAAGTGATCGGCCCCGCCAAGGGCCCCAAGCTGGTCATCCAGAAACTGCGTCGCCGCAAGAACCACCGCCGCAAGACGGGGCATCGCTCGGTGTTGACCAAGGTGCGGATCAGCGCGATCGCCGGGGGCTGA